Below is a window of Longimicrobiaceae bacterium DNA.
GCCAGTGCTCCAGTTGGTCCTCCATCAGGTCCGGCCGGTAGTCCAGCTCCGGCCGGTCGCTGTGCCCGAAGCCCAGCCACTCCAGCGCGAACAGCGGCACGTCGGTGCCGCGCAGGAAGGCGCGCACCAGCGGCCGCATCTCGTGCGCCGAGGCGGCGGCGTTGATGGAGTGCAGGAAGATCACGGGACGTCCGCGCCCTTCGCGGTGGTAGTAGGCGTAGTGCACGTCGCCCCACGGCACGTACTCCAGCTCCATCGCCAGCGCGTTCGCCAGCTCCGTCGCCGGGCGCCTCCGCCCGCGGCCCGCGCCGAGGAGATAGACGCCGTATGCCGCCACCGCGGCGGCGGTGAGCCCGGCGGCGGCCTTCCCCGCCTTGCCCGTCAGCAGCCCCGGCTTCTTCGCCTCGTCGGCCTTCCTTCCCGGCTTCTCGGCCTTGCCGGCACGCTGCGCCGGCCGCTCGCCCGCCGCCGGGGCCTCCGGAACCTCAGGCGCATCCGCTTCGGCCGACGCCGATCCGCCCGCGCCCGCCACGTCCGGCTCGGCCTGGACGGACTCCGTCAGCCCCTCGTCCGCGCCGGGCGTCTCCCGCTCCCCATCCCGCATCGCCTCGTCTCCGTTGTCCGTCCCGTGGGGTATCCCGCGCATCCCGAAAGCCCTGTGCAATCCCCGTGCAAACGAAAGGCCCGGCGACTCGCGCCGGGCCTCCGCACCGCATCTTCGTCGTTAGCGCCCCAGCGCCGCCACCGCCGGAGCGGGCGGCGTCCACAGCGAGCCGGCGCTGCGGTGCGCCCACTCCAGCGGCCGGTCCGCGAAGAAGAAGAGCGCGACCACCGCCACGCCCGCGGCGATCACCGCCAGCTTGGGCGCCAGACCGAAGCCCAGCCCGCGGTGCTCGTCCTCGGACCGCGCGGGGCGCATGTACATCACGATGATCACGCGCAGGTAGTAGAAGTACGACACCGCGCTGG
It encodes the following:
- a CDS encoding alpha/beta hydrolase, encoding MRDGERETPGADEGLTESVQAEPDVAGAGGSASAEADAPEVPEAPAAGERPAQRAGKAEKPGRKADEAKKPGLLTGKAGKAAAGLTAAAVAAYGVYLLGAGRGRRRPATELANALAMELEYVPWGDVHYAYYHREGRGRPVIFLHSINAAASAHEMRPLVRAFLRGTDVPLFALEWLGFGHSDRPELDYRPDLMEDQLEHWLERVVRPAGGADVIALSLGANYAAEVARRRPDLIHTLTAIEPAGLGGEPSGIGRGWSRLLFTLPGVQRAFYDRLTTPENLYAFARDNLFTPEYGVPDEYVEYGAETARVDGAARPLDDFLSGKLFPQDAVDTFRRLRQPLLLIHGTVESRRMESFTRLPELEQRPNVSIVGLPTGALPHWERAGEVVERIRDFLELD